The sequence ACATCATCGGCGGCAACCCCTTCTACATCGGCTCCAGCCGCTGCAGCATCGGCTTCTCCGTGACCAAGGGGAGCACGCCGGGCTTCGTCACCGCGGGCCACTGCGGCAGGAGGGGCGCCACGACCACCAACCCGACCGGCACCTTCCAGGGCTCCTCCTTCCCCGGTAACGACTACGCGTGGGTGGCCGCCCCCGGCAACACCCCCAGGCCGTGGGTGAAGGGGTCCGGCGGCGCCAACGTCATCGTCCGCGGGTCCACGCAGGCCGTGGTCGGCTCCTCCATCTGCCGCTCCGGCTCCACCACCGGCTGGCGCTGCGGCACCATCCAGCAGCACAACGCCAGCGTGACCTACCCGCAGGGCACGGTCAGCGGCCTGACCCGCACCAGCGCGTGCGCCCAGCCGGGCGACTCCGGCGGGTCGTTCATCTCCGGCAGCCAGGCCCAGGGCACGACCTCGGGCGGCTCCGGCAACTGCACCTCGGGCGGCACGACCTACCACCAGCCGGTCAACGAGCCCCTGTCCGTCTACGGGCTGACCCTGACCGTCGGCTGATCGCCCTCCTCAGCACCTCGTCTTGACGAGCACCCCCCAACGGCCGAGGAGGCCTGACAGAGATGTCAAGGATCATCCGTTTCAGCATCGCCTTCATCCTGGGGCTCGCCTTCCTGGCGACGGCGTCTCCCGCCCAGGCTGACGGGACCGGCAAGCAGGGAGCGGCCGCGGTTCGCGTGCTCCGGTACGACGCCAGCCGGGCAGCCGAGTTCCGCTCCGTCGTGGACCAGGCGGCACAGATCTGGAACTCCAGCGTGACCAACGTGCGCCTGGTGGCCGGCAGCCCGGCGGACTTCGTGGTGCTGGCCGACAACGGCTGGCCCCGCGCCCAGCCCACCAGCCTGGGCCGCGGGACCGTGTGGATCGGCAGGCAGGCGACCGCCCAGGGGCACAACCCGCTGCGCATCTCCGCCCACGAGATCGGCCACATCCTGGGACTGCCCGACCGTCGCACCGGCCGGTGCACGGACCTGATGTCCGGCGCCAGCGCGGGCACGACCTGCACCAACCCCTACCCGAACGCGGCCGAGAAGGCCGAAGTCGAGCGGTACTTCGCCGGCTTCGCCCCGACCCTCGACTTCGGCGAGATCTACGTCGACAGCCCCGAGGCCGCCCTGCCGTAAGCGCCGGCGAGCCCGTCCGATCCGGCGCGGCCGGGCCGGACGGGCCCCACCCCCCTCTCCCCTCGCGGGAGGCCGGCGGCATCGAGCCCCTTCCGGAAGGTCCGCACGCGGGCCCTGCGGGAGGGGCTCGGCGTGCCGCGGCGGCTCAGGCCAGGAACTTCTCGAAGCAGTGGGAGCCTTCGAGCCGCTCGTAGGGAGGGAAGCGCGGGATGGGAGCGTACCCCTCCCGCTCGTAGACCCTCACGGCGTCCGGCTGGCGGTCTCCGGTCTGCAGGATGATCCGTGATCCGCCGAGCGCGCGGGCGGCGTCCTCGACCGCGGCCAGCAACGCGCGCGCCACGCCCGTGCCCCGGTGGGAGGGGGCCACGAACATCCGCTTGAGCTCCAGGTCCGCGCCGAGCCGGCGCAGGGCGACGTGCCCGACCGGCACCGCTCCGGCGTAGGCGACCCCGGTGTAGGCGACGGACTCCGGCTCGACGTTCATGCCGCGCGGCAGGTAGTCCGGCTTCGAGGCGAGCCGGTCGGCGTAGCGGGCGCCCATCTCCTCCCCCATCGCCTCGCGCAGCGCGACGGCCGCGGTGTCGTCCCAGCCGACGGACCTGACGACGATCACGCCGGCCCTCTCCGCCGATGCGGTCATGCGAACCCCCTGTCTCCGGTTGCGGCTATCCGAGAATCCTGGCAGCACCGAACCTCGCGGCCGGCTCCGCCCCCGCCTCGAACCCGGAGGGCGCGAAGGCCGCCCGGCCGGGGATCGACGCCGTCGCCGGCGAGCAGCCCCGCCGCGTGGTCTCCGCAAGCGGGGGCGGGCCTGAACCCGTGACCGATGATCCCCACGTCGTACGGCACGCCACCGCACCCTCGGGGCCGGATACCCTCACCCAAAATACCAATTTAAAAGGTAGGAAAATTGGATTTTCCCGTCAACCGGCCTCCAGCTCGGGCGTCCTCGGGGTCCGGCTTGACACCGAGACCCCCGTGCCCCACATTTATCTGCGTGACGCAATATCTGCGTCACACAATATATGTGTTGCGACCGCGTTCTCCGCGGCCCGCCCCCTCTCGCCTGAGCTCCCGCCCGGACTCACTCCCGAAAAGAGCGACGCCCTTGTCCACGCCTGCCCACTCCACCGCCACGGCCGCGGAGCCGGCCTCCCCGGCAGAACCGGAGGCGGTCTCCCCCCGAAAACGGTGGGCCATCCTCGCCGTCATCCTCAGCGCCGACGTCCTGGACCTTCTCGACGCGACGATCACCAACATCGCCGCCCCCACCATCGCCGCGGACCTCCACGGGGGCGAGGCCCTCATCCAGTGGCTGGGAGCCGGCTACGCCCTCGCCCTCGGCGTCCTCCTCGTGGTCGGCGGGCGGCTCGGCGACAGATACGGTCGCCGGCGCCTCTTCCTCATCGGGATCACCGGCTTCACCCTCGCCTCGACCGCCTGCGGCCTGGCCTTCGACCC comes from Streptosporangium roseum DSM 43021 and encodes:
- a CDS encoding snapalysin family zinc-dependent metalloprotease; this encodes MSRIIRFSIAFILGLAFLATASPAQADGTGKQGAAAVRVLRYDASRAAEFRSVVDQAAQIWNSSVTNVRLVAGSPADFVVLADNGWPRAQPTSLGRGTVWIGRQATAQGHNPLRISAHEIGHILGLPDRRTGRCTDLMSGASAGTTCTNPYPNAAEKAEVERYFAGFAPTLDFGEIYVDSPEAALP
- a CDS encoding GNAT family N-acetyltransferase produces the protein MTASAERAGVIVVRSVGWDDTAAVALREAMGEEMGARYADRLASKPDYLPRGMNVEPESVAYTGVAYAGAVPVGHVALRRLGADLELKRMFVAPSHRGTGVARALLAAVEDAARALGGSRIILQTGDRQPDAVRVYEREGYAPIPRFPPYERLEGSHCFEKFLA